A segment of the Amycolatopsis thermophila genome:
GGTCGACTCGGCGGCCGACGTGCACAACGTCGAGCGCGCCCTGGAACTCTCCGGGGCGCCCGAGCACACCAAGATCTGGGCGATGGTCGAAACCCCGGTGGCGATGCTGCACGCGGAAGAGATCGCCGCCGCGAGCGAGCGCCTGGCGGTGCTCGTGATGGGGACGAACGACCTGGCCAAGGAACTGCAGGCGGAATTCGTCCCGGGCCGCGCGCCGCTGCTCGGCGGTTTGTCGCTGTGCCTGCTCGCCGCCCGCGCGACGGGCAAGGTGATCCTCGACGGCGTCTACAACGACGTGAAGGACATCGACGGTTTCGAAGCGGAGTGCCGCCAGGGACGGCAGTTCGGGTTCGACGGCAAGACGCTGATCCACCCCGGACAGATCGATCCGTGCAACCGGGTGTTCGCGCCGTCGGAGGACGAGATCACCCAGGCGCGGAAGATCATCGCCGCGTTCGAGGAGGCGAAGGCCGAGGGTCGCGGCGTGGTCACCGTCGACGGAAGGATGATCGAGAACCTGCACGTCGACAACGCGCAGCGGATCCTCGCACTGGCCGAGGCCATCGCGGCGAAGGGCTGAGTCCGCCTTTCCCGCTCGCCGGACCCCGCCCGCCGCTACGACTCCTCGTGCAGCCAGTCCAGTGCCTTGCGCGCGGCGTTCGACACGGCCCGGTCCGGGTGGGCCACCACGACCGACTCCAGGACTTCCCGTGCGCTCGGGTGGCCGCAGATCGTCGCGCCGGCGAGGAACAGCAGCTGGTCCGGGCGGGGTTGCGCGGCGAAGTCCGCCAGCGCCTTTTCGCGGCCCTCGGTGCGGATGTCGGTGGCCAGGAGGTCCACCTTCGAGTAGGTGCGTTCGCGGCCCGCGACCTCGCTGCGGTCGATCAAACCGGCGTCGAACAGCCAGGCCAGTGCCGCCGGGCCGGCCGCGGAGTGGTCCCGCAGGGCCGCGATCGCCGCGACACCGTCGCCGCCCAGGCGCGCCAGCAGGCGGAACGCCAGCATCCGGTGCTCGAAATCGTCGGTGCGGCGGGCCAGCGCGGACAGCTCGGCGATCGCCCGCTCCGGTTCCCTCGCCCGCAACCACGTGCGGGCACCGTCGTCGAGGATCTGGGGGTCCAGTGGCGCCAGCCGGGCGAAGAGGACC
Coding sequences within it:
- a CDS encoding HpcH/HpaI aldolase/citrate lyase family protein; the protein is MTEVKPRRSVLYMPGANERALEKAKTLPADALILDLEDAVAPDAKEAARERVCTAAASGEYGHREVTIRVNGLDTEWHDADLRAAAQAGPAAVVVPKVDSAADVHNVERALELSGAPEHTKIWAMVETPVAMLHAEEIAAASERLAVLVMGTNDLAKELQAEFVPGRAPLLGGLSLCLLAARATGKVILDGVYNDVKDIDGFEAECRQGRQFGFDGKTLIHPGQIDPCNRVFAPSEDEITQARKIIAAFEEAKAEGRGVVTVDGRMIENLHVDNAQRILALAEAIAAKG